The region TCAGCTGTCTCTCCTTCAGGGTCAGAAGCCCGAGATTGAACAGGGCTCCCTCTCAGAAGCAAAAGAGAATAGCGAGGTTCTAAACCTTAATGTTTCACAAATCTTatagatatattaataaatgttgaGGCCACTCCTCATGGAGGATGAAAACTTTGAATCTCCAGGATGTAAAGACATCGTGTTCATGTGGCAACAAGTCACCTGTTGGTCCATATTGGCATATTGCATATCAAATTAAGACGTCTTTATCAAAGGCACCAGGAATTTTATAGTCCTTTCGTGTGAATATTATTGAGGGTTTAGgggaaaaagagacattactttgccaacaaaggtctgtctggtcaaggctatggtttttccagtggtcatgtatggatgtgagagttggactataaagaaaggtgagcaccaaaaaattgatgcttttgaactgtggtgttggagaagactcttgagagtcccttggactgcaaggagatccaaccagtccatcctaaaggagatcggtcctgggtgttcattggaaggactgatgctgaagctgaaactccagtactttggccaactcatgcaaagagttgactcatttgaaaagaccctgatgctgggagggattgggggcaggaggagaaagggacgacagaggatgagatggctggatggcatcaccgactcaatgggcatgagtttgagtgaactccgcgagttggtgatggacagggaggcctggcgtgctgcgattcatggggtggcaaagagtcggacacaactgagcgactgaactgactggctgaGGGTGATTCTAAAAAGACAAATCCATCAGAAATCTCAGTCTATGGCCTCAGCAGTATCCTCTCTTCTTTTGCAACCTCTTCAAggcatctttgatttctttgtttctcaGACTGTAAATCAAAGGATTCAACATGGGAATCATCACTGTGTAGAAGACCGATGCGAATCTGTCAAAGCTGGAGGAACCGCCAGAGCTGGAGCTCAAATAGACAAACATCCCTGAGGTATAGAAGAGGCTCACTGCCGTCAGGTGGGAAGCACAGGTGTTGAAAGCTTTGGATCTGCCTTTCACGGAAGTGATCTTCAGGATGGAGATGACAATGTAGACATAGGATATCATGATAATGGAAACATTTACTATCCCAAAGatcattgtcaataaagcagtgAAGAGTTGTGCAGAGAACATGTCGGTGCAGGACAGAACTAACAGCTGGGGCatgtcacagaagaagtggttgATGACATTAGGCCCACAGAACTGGAAATTCAACATGAAACACAATTGGGATATAGAACCAGAGAGTCCAGCCACGTAGGATGCCAGCACCATCCGACCGCAGAGAGCGGGCGACATGATTGAGGAATAGAGGAGTGGGTTACAAACGGCAGCATATCGGTCATAAGCCATGGCGGTCATGAGGCAAGACTCACTCAGCCCCATGGTTGAGAATACGAAATTCTGAATCACACAGTCCACATAGGTGATAATTTTCTGCTCCCGGAAGAAGTCGTAAAGCATCTTGGGGGCTGTGGCAGTCACATAGGAGATGTCCATGAAGGACAGGTtactgaggaagaagtacatgggcaTGTGGAGGTGGGAGTCCATTCTTATTAAGATGAGGAGGGACAGGTTCCATGTCAGGGTCATAATGTATACCACCAGGAATACAATAAAGAGCACTTCTAAGATTCTGGGAAAATCTGAGAATCCCAAGAGTATAAAATAAGTGATCTCTGTGATATTTTCTCTCCTAATCATTGATTTGATGCTCctaaaatcagaagagaaaagagaggatgCGTTGCTGACTCAGGTGAGATGGCAGCATTACAAATCTCATATTTTTCCCCTATtgacccctggaaaagggaaaatgcTTAACTGTCCTGGGGAAAGACCTCAGTCTTTCATCTCAACTTGTCAAGAAGTAATGTCTCAGTGTTTCAGGTTCTCAGTTATCTCATGAGGTAGGtctcatgaaaattaaaagacatattGAAAAGCTggaaagccactacaatattgtaaagtaattagcctccaattaaaatatattaattttttaaaattcaaattaaaaaagctttgaaataaaacaacagaaatcctgtggttactatatataaataagagCTCATAGATTAAAATAATGGTTTTCTAAGAGACTGCTGATAAGTCAATGTATAACTGCTGCTTTATAATAACAAAGCATAAGTGCCTCATTCAGCATAAGTTCGAAATAGCTATTCTCTCCCAGAAGGCCATCtggatagatttttaaat is a window of Cervus canadensis isolate Bull #8, Minnesota chromosome 11, ASM1932006v1, whole genome shotgun sequence DNA encoding:
- the LOC122450152 gene encoding olfactory receptor 5AN1-like — protein: MIRRENITEITYFILLGFSDFPRILEVLFIVFLVVYIMTLTWNLSLLILIRMDSHLHMPMYFFLSNLSFMDISYVTATAPKMLYDFFREQKIITYVDCVIQNFVFSTMGLSESCLMTAMAYDRYAAVCNPLLYSSIMSPALCGRMVLASYVAGLSGSISQLCFMLNFQFCGPNVINHFFCDMPQLLVLSCTDMFSAQLFTALLTMIFGIVNVSIIMISYVYIVISILKITSVKGRSKAFNTCASHLTAVSLFYTSGMFVYLSSSSGGSSSFDRFASVFYTVMIPMLNPLIYSLRNKEIKDALKRLQKKRGYC